Proteins encoded together in one Polaribacter reichenbachii window:
- a CDS encoding AbfB domain-containing protein, translating into MKKSILFLNFLILIVFTNINAQSSTSDNLVIQPNTNRTVVYDVNATGETKTLVWGLDTAWASLENMKRGIAFMGADNVDVVRVSYFTHQPLVNGELHPDIKVLIDKRLGYIDLFGRPMQLTMNSVRNSVDPSYGTDGNYNPVTWAANIAATINYYEAAGHEVISISPCNECDLGTDYGNGDMPFNAALNQELRTLPELDGIRISSSTLNTDQALPWYNYLKATLDEGNTHQLAGSFNNYATFFQTVRADGNYASNDEVHNVIESIVGLEHGMQMGIWWGTPEYAGGEFVRASEGVKLGYSEHRSNWTSAAVYKNLEGKVQAFIGASERQATTTTYKFRSKDRPVYYDGYGPQREYVMEITGGTGYLENQPNAERVINIQWGDDIQPAISGMYKLVNRESGKVIQVANGSANDGANLELGTDAGQTYQQWEMTRVPSTIGGDFTFYKIGLGSNTDKKIAVDGSTLENDGNVISYANSDGFNRQWYLEYAEDGWFYIGSRQSGKYLDAASTSESANIRQWEKTGNTNQQWRFLPTNAPVEFNAPSAPTNLVATANSESIQLDWTASPDSDVAGYTIFRAESTTGEYSTIARYITTTSFVDNTTNDATYFYKIKAVDNSLNSSSYTSEVSATATGANGLVTHLQFEQNTLDSSVNLNHSASTGNISFDTGKADLNSIVLNGSDTFLQLPADVANLQEITISTWIYWNGGNAWQRIFDFGNNQSQFIYMTPMAGSTGNLRFGINNGNGQQNLNASAPLAIGEWSHVAVTLGATGGSLYINGVLVDESTTVTASPLDFKPTLNYIGKSHYNDPLLNGRIDDFKIYNYSLAPEEIANISNPVIVSEGIKAFRSFNFPDYYITHTSINGGSKIEYNADSPFVSNKLNAQFNIVKGLADENGVSFESVDAPGYYLSHQNFILKLRSGDDQDYEAFKNTATFYPREGLADSDLVSFESKDWPNYFIRHQNYNLRISNYTDSNVYRNDATFEVLEQLNNVASRNATKNKKISIEDCNGDCTERFSIWPMPVNNLLNIKYYNNENNKTSANIELFNINGRLLLSKKFINIKNAELNVSNIPSGVYILKLNNNQQISIRKIIVKH; encoded by the coding sequence ATGAAAAAATCTATCTTATTTCTAAATTTTTTAATTCTTATTGTATTTACAAATATCAATGCCCAATCTAGTACCAGTGATAATCTAGTAATACAACCCAATACTAATAGAACCGTTGTTTACGATGTAAATGCAACTGGAGAAACCAAAACACTAGTTTGGGGTTTAGATACGGCTTGGGCTAGTTTGGAGAATATGAAAAGAGGAATTGCTTTTATGGGAGCAGACAATGTTGATGTTGTTCGTGTATCTTATTTTACACATCAACCTTTGGTTAATGGAGAACTTCATCCAGACATTAAAGTTTTAATAGATAAACGTTTAGGATATATAGATTTATTTGGAAGACCAATGCAACTTACAATGAATAGTGTAAGAAATTCTGTTGATCCTAGTTATGGCACAGATGGTAATTATAATCCTGTAACATGGGCTGCAAACATTGCTGCTACCATAAACTATTATGAGGCAGCAGGCCATGAAGTAATTTCTATTTCTCCTTGTAACGAATGTGATCTTGGTACTGACTACGGAAATGGAGATATGCCATTTAATGCTGCTTTAAACCAAGAGTTACGCACATTACCTGAACTTGATGGAATTAGAATTTCTTCAAGTACACTAAATACAGATCAGGCTTTACCTTGGTACAATTACTTAAAAGCAACTCTTGATGAAGGTAATACACATCAATTAGCTGGGTCTTTTAATAACTATGCAACATTTTTTCAAACAGTTAGAGCAGATGGAAACTATGCAAGTAATGATGAAGTACATAATGTAATAGAATCGATAGTTGGTTTAGAGCATGGTATGCAAATGGGTATTTGGTGGGGAACACCAGAATATGCTGGAGGAGAATTTGTAAGAGCATCAGAAGGTGTAAAGTTAGGCTATTCAGAACATCGTTCTAATTGGACATCTGCGGCTGTATATAAAAACTTAGAAGGTAAGGTACAAGCTTTTATTGGGGCTTCAGAAAGACAAGCTACAACAACAACGTATAAGTTTAGATCAAAAGATCGACCTGTTTATTATGATGGATATGGACCTCAACGTGAATATGTAATGGAAATAACTGGAGGTACAGGATATTTAGAGAATCAACCAAATGCAGAAAGAGTAATTAATATTCAATGGGGAGATGATATACAACCTGCAATTAGTGGTATGTATAAATTAGTAAATCGCGAAAGTGGAAAAGTTATTCAAGTTGCTAATGGATCTGCTAATGATGGTGCTAACCTAGAATTAGGTACAGATGCAGGGCAAACATATCAACAATGGGAAATGACGCGTGTTCCATCTACAATTGGAGGAGATTTTACTTTTTACAAAATAGGCTTAGGTAGCAATACTGATAAAAAAATAGCGGTAGATGGTTCTACTCTTGAGAATGATGGAAACGTAATTTCTTATGCCAATAGTGATGGTTTTAACAGACAATGGTATCTCGAATATGCAGAAGATGGATGGTTTTATATTGGAAGTCGTCAGAGTGGAAAATATTTAGATGCTGCTTCAACATCAGAAAGTGCAAATATTCGTCAATGGGAAAAAACAGGCAATACAAATCAACAATGGCGTTTTCTTCCAACTAATGCTCCTGTAGAATTTAATGCACCAAGCGCTCCAACTAATCTTGTGGCTACTGCAAATTCAGAATCTATTCAACTAGACTGGACAGCAAGTCCAGACTCTGACGTTGCTGGTTATACTATTTTTAGAGCAGAATCTACTACTGGAGAGTATAGTACTATTGCTAGGTACATAACAACAACATCTTTTGTAGATAATACAACAAATGATGCAACTTATTTTTATAAAATAAAAGCGGTAGATAATTCTTTAAATAGTTCTTCGTATACAAGCGAAGTTTCTGCAACTGCAACTGGGGCTAATGGGCTTGTTACACACCTTCAATTCGAACAAAATACTTTAGACTCTTCAGTAAACTTAAACCATAGTGCATCCACTGGAAATATTTCATTTGATACAGGTAAAGCAGATTTAAATTCTATAGTATTAAATGGTTCAGATACTTTTTTACAATTACCAGCAGATGTAGCAAATTTACAAGAGATTACAATTTCTACTTGGATTTATTGGAATGGCGGAAATGCTTGGCAACGTATTTTTGATTTTGGTAATAATCAAAGTCAATTTATATATATGACACCAATGGCCGGAAGTACAGGAAATTTACGTTTTGGTATTAATAATGGTAATGGACAGCAGAATTTAAATGCTTCTGCTCCTTTAGCTATTGGAGAATGGTCGCATGTAGCAGTTACATTAGGAGCTACTGGAGGTAGCTTGTATATAAATGGTGTATTAGTAGATGAATCTACCACAGTAACTGCAAGTCCTCTAGATTTTAAACCAACATTAAATTACATAGGTAAAAGCCATTATAACGATCCATTATTAAATGGTCGTATTGATGATTTTAAGATTTATAATTATAGTTTAGCTCCAGAAGAAATAGCTAATATTTCTAATCCTGTAATTGTATCTGAAGGAATTAAAGCTTTTAGATCTTTTAATTTTCCTGATTATTATATTACACATACAAGTATTAATGGAGGCTCTAAAATTGAATATAATGCAGATAGTCCTTTTGTAAGTAATAAATTAAATGCACAGTTTAATATTGTTAAAGGTTTGGCAGATGAAAATGGAGTTTCATTTGAATCGGTAGATGCCCCTGGATATTATCTTTCTCACCAAAATTTTATTTTGAAATTAAGATCTGGTGATGATCAAGATTATGAAGCATTTAAAAACACGGCCACTTTTTACCCAAGAGAAGGCTTAGCTGACAGTGATTTAGTATCTTTTGAATCAAAGGATTGGCCTAACTATTTCATTAGACATCAAAATTATAATTTAAGAATTTCTAATTATACTGATAGTAATGTGTACAGAAATGATGCCACTTTTGAAGTGCTTGAACAATTAAATAATGTAGCTTCTAGAAATGCTACCAAAAATAAAAAAATCTCTATAGAAGACTGTAATGGAGATTGTACAGAAAGATTTTCTATTTGGCCAATGCCAGTAAATAATCTATTAAATATTAAATATTATAACAATGAAAATAATAAAACTTCAGCTAATATTGAGCTATTTAATATTAATGGAAGGCTACTATTGAGTAAAAAATTCATCAATATTAAAAATGCAGAATTGAATGTTTCAAATATACCTTCTGGTGTTTATATTTTAAAATTAAATAACAACCAACAAATATCCATTAGAAAAATTATAGTAAAACATTAA
- a CDS encoding family 43 glycosylhydrolase, whose translation MKLNLIKKIRLLSVCCAILFIAACSTTSNNKEYSGYLFTYFTGNGPGEEAVRYALSKDGYNYYALNNNEPIIDSKKISSSGGVRDPHILRGEDGKTFYMVITDLYVTEQGWNNYAMILMKSTDLINWTSSIINIPETYPEEFGDVKRVWAPQTIYDKETKQYMIYWSMLGDKGPDIIYYAYANEDFTALATTPKQLYFSPSNAACIDGDIIYKDGKYHLFFKNEDASKKGIMQAVSDNLTSGYEELEGFMNVTKKPVEGSSIFKLIDSDEYILMYDMYSSGKYQFTKSKDLKSFAVVDDKISMNFHPRHGTVIPITKEEELSLLNKWGNIGKSAFVSYNSKDIKKNNVVVDDKNNTIYLPVNLDTDLKSLNPEFQLTPGITASPEGAQDFFNGPVTYSFSMGEKTKSYKVSAQQDNNPVLNGFYADPEIIYSHKTNKYYLYPTSDGFTGWSGTYFKTFSSPDLVNWTDEGVIVDLKKDVSWANRNAWAPTAIEKKINGEYKYFYYFTAAQKIGVAVSDNPTGPFVDSGKPLIAERPKGIKGGQEIDPDVFTDPVSGKSYLYWGNGYMACAELNKDMVSIKKNTIKIMTPDRTFREGAEIFYRKGKYYFLWSEDDTRSPNYRVRYATSNSPTGKLNIPENNIVIEKKPEMGIYGTGHNSVIQTPDTDVWHIVYHRFNRPNGITMGSAAGFNREVCIDKLEFNSDGSIITVKPTITGIKPVN comes from the coding sequence ATGAAACTAAATCTGATAAAAAAAATTAGACTACTAAGTGTTTGTTGTGCTATACTATTTATTGCAGCTTGCAGTACTACATCTAATAATAAAGAGTATAGTGGTTATTTATTTACTTATTTTACAGGGAATGGCCCTGGTGAAGAAGCAGTAAGATATGCATTAAGTAAAGATGGCTATAACTATTATGCATTAAATAACAATGAACCAATTATAGATTCTAAAAAAATTAGCTCTTCTGGTGGAGTTAGAGATCCTCATATTTTAAGAGGTGAAGATGGTAAAACATTTTATATGGTAATTACAGACTTGTATGTAACAGAACAAGGCTGGAATAATTATGCTATGATTTTAATGAAATCTACAGATTTAATTAATTGGACTTCTTCAATTATTAATATTCCAGAAACATACCCAGAAGAGTTTGGAGACGTAAAACGTGTTTGGGCGCCACAAACAATTTATGATAAGGAGACAAAACAATATATGATTTATTGGTCTATGTTAGGAGATAAAGGGCCAGATATTATCTATTATGCTTATGCAAATGAAGATTTTACAGCATTAGCAACTACACCAAAACAGTTGTATTTTAGTCCAAGTAATGCTGCATGTATAGATGGAGATATTATTTATAAAGATGGTAAATATCATTTATTTTTTAAGAATGAAGATGCCTCTAAAAAAGGAATTATGCAGGCTGTTTCTGATAATTTAACCTCTGGTTATGAAGAGTTAGAAGGTTTTATGAATGTTACCAAAAAACCAGTAGAAGGTTCTAGTATTTTTAAATTAATAGATTCTGATGAGTATATTTTGATGTATGATATGTATTCTTCAGGAAAATATCAATTTACAAAAAGTAAAGATTTAAAAAGTTTTGCTGTTGTTGATGATAAAATATCAATGAATTTTCACCCAAGACATGGTACTGTAATTCCAATTACAAAAGAAGAAGAATTATCACTTCTTAATAAATGGGGAAATATAGGTAAAAGTGCTTTTGTGTCTTACAATTCAAAAGATATTAAAAAGAATAATGTAGTTGTAGACGATAAAAATAATACAATTTATCTTCCTGTTAATTTAGACACAGATTTAAAAAGTTTAAATCCAGAATTTCAATTAACACCAGGAATAACTGCTTCTCCAGAAGGTGCGCAAGATTTTTTTAACGGTCCTGTAACCTATAGTTTTAGTATGGGAGAAAAAACTAAAAGCTATAAAGTATCTGCTCAGCAAGACAATAATCCTGTTTTAAATGGTTTTTACGCAGATCCAGAAATTATTTATTCTCATAAAACAAACAAATACTATTTGTACCCAACAAGCGATGGTTTTACAGGTTGGTCTGGTACATATTTTAAAACATTTTCTTCGCCAGATTTAGTAAACTGGACAGATGAAGGCGTAATTGTAGATTTAAAAAAAGACGTTAGTTGGGCTAATAGAAATGCTTGGGCACCAACTGCAATAGAAAAGAAAATTAATGGAGAGTACAAGTACTTCTACTACTTTACAGCAGCACAAAAAATAGGTGTTGCAGTTTCAGACAATCCAACAGGACCTTTTGTAGATTCAGGGAAACCATTAATTGCAGAAAGACCTAAAGGAATTAAAGGAGGACAAGAAATAGACCCAGATGTATTTACAGATCCTGTTTCTGGAAAAAGTTATTTGTACTGGGGTAATGGTTATATGGCTTGTGCAGAGCTAAATAAAGATATGGTTTCAATAAAAAAGAACACCATAAAAATTATGACCCCAGATAGAACTTTTAGAGAAGGAGCAGAAATTTTTTATAGAAAAGGAAAGTACTATTTCTTATGGTCTGAAGACGATACTAGAAGCCCTAATTATAGAGTAAGATATGCTACTTCAAACTCACCAACAGGTAAATTAAACATTCCTGAAAACAACATTGTAATAGAAAAGAAACCAGAAATGGGTATTTACGGTACGGGCCATAACAGTGTAATACAGACACCAGATACAGATGTTTGGCATATTGTTTATCATCGTTTTAATCGTCCAAATGGTATTACAATGGGTTCTGCAGCAGGTTTTAATAGAGAAGTTTGTATTGATAAATTAGAATTTAATTCAGATGGTAGTATAATTACTGTAAAACCAACTATTACCGGAATTAAACCAGTAAACTAA